The genomic segment ATCTGACGTTGTACCGGTTTTATGTTTGCCCGGGCGAACTAGTGCATAAAGAATACTGGAGTCTATGCGAACTGAATGACTGGCATGATGATTATTTTACCTACCCCGTGTTGCGCCCGAGAATCGACAGTTTATTTCGTCAGCGGTTACAGTGGGAATGGCATGACCGGGGTAACTGCCTGACGGAATATCAACGGCAATGGATCCAATGGATGCCAAAATTGCCAGCCATACTGACATCGTTAGGCATAATGTCCCTCAATAATGCGGAATATTTTGTCCTCGGCCAATTTCGCCGTGTTCTGGTCGACCTTTTAGGTGACATTACCGTAAACCAGTTATCGGTATTGTGCCAGGGTGAAAATAAAGAATCCATTATCAGTGCCGATCAACTACCCGGCTTCGCGTTTACTCTGGGGGTGCAAATTTATTCGCAAATAGTCGGTGATGACTGGGTTGGTAAGATGATTATTCATACCCTGCCGCCTCTCGACGTGTGTGAGGACGTTCAATTGTTGAGTCAGTCAGAATTAGAGGCGATGAACGCCATGCTGGTGCGCCTGGAGAGATTTATATGAAACTGTTGAGCGAGAAAACGCTTTTTGGCCACGCTGCAGAGTTCCTTGCTTATGTGCCAGAGCCTGGTGAAATCATCCTTAAGCCAGAAGTGCTGAATGATTACTACCGTGTGAATAATGATATCACCCGCGTGCGCAACAGCGCCGCCCGTTCGATCAGGAAAATGCGAAGAAAGCAACGCCAGTGCCTGGTCGCTCAGCAGGAAAAGCTTCTTGCGCAAAACGCACTCACCCTGCAGCAATTGACCCGTAACAACGAAACAGAGCGCAGAAAATTAGTGTCTGAAGCAGTGCAATGGATGGTTGAGGAGAGCGATTTAGAACAGCAACTTTATTCTACCGCGATGCTGAAGGCCCAGCAGTGGACGATTGAGGCCCTTCAGCAGTGGGGGATTGGCGCAAACTGGGACGAACCGCTGTATGTACGCGTCAAAGAGATGATCAGGCAGTTTGAAAAAGAACCCGATTTAGTTTTGGCGCTGCCTTGTGAAGCATTAGCAAAAACATTCAGCCAAAGGTTAGCTGATAGCCCTGAAAACAACCGGTGCCATGTTAACGTTGTAGTAGATACTGCGCTTACAGCTTGTCAGGCAAAATTAAGTAATTCGTTAGTCAGCGTCTTACTGGATATGAACGCTGAGCTGGATGATATATTAGCGCAGTTACGCAGCCAGCCTGTGGCGAATACCCTGCCGGTGGCAGAGTGCTATGAATAAAATTAACCATACGCAACCTGTCGCATTATGGCACGGCCAAACCCGGGATGAGCTGGCCAGGAAAGTTGATACGCGCAGACAAATGCAGGAGTTACCTTCCAGTGATGTTGAAGCGGCATTAAGCGACATGCAGGATGTGGCGCTCCAGGATACGATGGAAGATATGAGCCTGGTATTAGGAAACAGGTTAAGAGGGAAATCACAGCGTACTCTGGGGTCAGGTAATGATGAGCTCATCGAGCGGGATGAACAGCTTGCGTTACTGGCAGAGCAGGTGGCCGGAGATAAACTCGACGCTGTGCTGGAAAATCTTAAGTCTGGCGGAAACGACGATATTTTCACGCTGTTTCGCCAGGGGGAGTTAAGTTTTAGCGATGCTGCACTGCTATTAGCCGCTGAAATGAATGGATTAGCCCCCGGGAGCAAACGACGTAAACGCCTCTCTGAGCAGTTAGATGAACTGCTGGCAGGAAAAGAGGACTGGGCTCTGGAGATGTTTGCCGAGTTAGAGTTAGGTTCAGTCGATTCCGAAACTATGCATTCCATGCAGCGTATTATTCGCCAGCATCACCGCCACGATCGGGAAGGAAACTCACCTGAAGGAATTTGGCAATGGTTCAACACTATTAAAGAGTGGTCAGACCGTTCAAAACGCATTCGGGTACTGATACATACTTTTGCTTTTGAGCTTTCCACGGGGGAGTCTGGTCTCGTCGGCCCCAGGCTGGTTGCTGCGCTGTTCGATTTAAAAAAATTATTGATTTTCATGGGGATGGAGGATATCGCTCGCGGGCTGGCTAAGATCGTTGGCCTTTCAGAAGACCAGGCGCTTAGCGAAATTTTGCTGATGATCGAGCAACGCTGGATGTACCCGGAGTGGTTAGCCAACCGAATTACGTACCTGAACATTAAAATGAATAAACGGGTGTTATATCTTATTAAACTCTGTGACGTGCTTAAATTTTTGCCTGAAATCTGCTTCCTTGATGTTCAGCAAAGAAACCAACTGGTTGAAGCCACCGAAGAGTACATTTATCAATTAAGCCAGTAATGCAAATATCAGTGTGCTGAGGTCATAATGGATCACCAGGTGATGAGCAAGCTAGCGCTTTTTTTTTCACTTTGTAATATTGATGGGGTTAATGTAAGTTCACAAAATAGATTTACCAGCGGGGCTTTCACTGTACGTATTAATGTTATAGATAACGATGCGCAAAGCGTAGTGGTATTAACATTAAAAACTAACGCAGTACAGTCGGATATTGCTTTACGGTTGTGTCAAAGTATGCGCCCGGAGTCTATTTTTGGAGTTGTTGGGAGCTTTTTTTTCGTCAATAATTACTTGTCATTTAGCTGTGTATTTCCTGATGAATTAAGTTCTGATGATTGGTATCGGATTTTTGAGTATCAAAAGGCTTATATGTTATCATTTTTAAGCTAATAATAAAGGAATTGACTTTGTTCGGGCAAAAGAAAATCAGTAAATATCAAGGGGCTATTTTAGCTGCGGCGCTGGTGTTGGCCGTATTCATGATGATATTGCCCTTACCGACTGCAGTGGTTGATGTATTAATTGCTTTTAACCTGGTTTTCTCGCTCGTGCTGCTAATGGTGGTCGTCTACCTGAACAGTGCCGTTGAGTTCTCGGTTTTCCCTTCATTATTGCTGATTACCACCCTCTATCGTCTCTCCTTGACCGTCAGCACTTCCCGCCTCATTTTACTGCAGCATGACGCAGGAAATATTGTGTATGCATTCGGGAATTTTGTGGTGGGGGGAAACCTCACGGTCGGTTTAATCATTTTTTCTATTATTACCATTGTCCAGTTCATTGTTATTACCAAAGGGTCGGAGCGTGTTGCCGAGGTCAGTGCGCGATTTTCACTTGATGGCATGCCTGGCAAACAGATGAGTATCGATGGTGATTTACGTGCGGGTTCAATCACCGTTGAACAGGCCGCTATGCGTAGAGAGATGGTTCAGCATGAGAGTAAGCTTTATGGTTCGATGGATGGCGCCATGAAGTTTGTGAAAGGAGACGCCATTGCGAGCATTATCGTCATTCTCGTCAACATTTTCGGTGGGATGGCCATCGGGGTTATGCATGAAGGAATGAGTGCTTCAGAGGCCCTCTCAACGTATTCGATCCTTTCTGTGGGTGATGGCTTAGTGGCTCAAATACCCGCTCTGCTGATTTCAATCACGGCCGGTGTATTGGTCACTCGCGTTCCTGGCGTTAATGGTAACAACAATCTTGCGACTGAACTCTTTACTCAACTGGGTAGCAGGAGCATGCCCCTCCTCATTGCCAGCGCGGTACTGACGCTGTTTGCCTGTATTCCCGGTTTTCCGGCAGCCGTGTTCTTGCCGATGGCGGTGCTTATTGGTGGCGCCGGCTATTTAATTCACCGCAGAGGTGAAAGTACCGGCGATGAAAGCGGTGCTGAACAGGGAAATGAGAGCACAAGTCTGTCGCCTGGCGTCGAACCGCTGGTGGTTCGGGTGCCTTCATCAATGGAAAGCGGCGATCTCGCTGATGCTCTGGAAGCCTTGCGCTGGCGGTTTTTTGAGAGCCATGGCATCGCGCTGGGCAAAATAAAGGTAGAAAATTTGCCCAGCGAGGAGGATCAAGGCCTGCCTAAAGTGGTTTTTTGCCTTTACCATGAACCGGTTCGTGAGGTTTATCTTGTGCCCGAACACCCTTATGTTGCCGCGCCAGGCACTTCGCTGGAAGCGATTGAGTCGGGGGTTATTACTCAGAAATTATTCTCTGATGTCGACATATCTTGGCTAAACGAAGAAGCCAAAGAAAAAGTTCTTTTACAAGGTGATACCGCTTACGAGTGTGGGCGAGGGTTAGCCTGGTGTATGGAAGTCATACTTGAGCGCAATGCGAAAGAGTTTATCGGCGTGCAAGAGACCCGCTATCTGATGGATGCAATGGAGAGTAATTATTCCGAACTGGTGAAAGAGCTGCAACGTCAGGTGCAATTAAACCGGGTCTCTGATGTGTTACAACGATTAGTCGACGAGGGGGTATCGATTCGCGACCTTCGTACGATTTTTGAAACGCTGATTATATGGTCCGCGAAGGAAAAAGATATCGTCACGTTAACGGAGTATGTTCGCGTGGCGTTAAAAAGGCAGATTGTTAACCGACAGCATAAAATAAATAACGGCAAAATATGGATAATCGGTTCTAATATCGAAAGTCTTATCAGAGAATCGATACGCCAGTCTGTTGCAGGGGCTTATTCGGCGCTGGACTCAAGTACCACTCAAACGATTACCGACAAAATAGCGCAGGCGCTCGAAGGACATCGTGCCGGGATCCTGCTCACCGCTATCGACACCCGGCGCTATTTACGCAAAATGATCGAGTCAGACTATTACAGGTTTTCTGTCCTTTCCTTTATGGAAGTGAGTGATGTTAATGATTTCGACGTTATGGGTGGTATCGACCTCATTGGTGAGCCATCGTGATACGCAAACCCGATATTAACCGGCTTATTACGTCGGTGCTGGGTACCGATATGGGAGGCAAGATACAGCCGCCTAAGATTGCGCCCGTTGGCTACCTCACCGAGGTGAAGGCGACTATTTTAAAAGCCTATATTCCCTGGGCGCATTTAGGTGAGCTTTGCTATATCGGCGAACAGAAACTCTTAGCGGAAGTGGTGTCACTACAAAATGGTTATGCCTACTTGTCTCTTTTTGACATTGCCGCTGGTTTACGCTGTGGAACCCCGGTTGTCGCGTCGGGGGCTGAATATAAAATAGCCGTGGGTGATTTTCTGCTCGGTAAAACCCTGGATGGGCTAGGCCGCTTGCCTGATAACAGTGAAATCCCGTATGGAACAGAGTATCGCCCTTTAGATGCACTCCCGCCTGATCCTATGGAAAGAGAGCTGATTACCGATATCTTGCCGGTTGGCGTCAGGGCTATCGACGCGACGCTAACCTGTGGCCGTGGGCAACGAATAGGCATATTTGCCGCGGCAGGAGGAGGAAAAAGCACCTTACTCAGTATGCTCTGCGATGGTGTAGAGGCAGATATTATTGTGTTAGCGCTTGTGGGGGAACGCGGGCGCGAGGTACGAGAGTTTATCGAATACACCCTTAGCGAACATGCTCGCTCACGCTGCGTCATGGTTGTCGCCACATCTGAGAGAGCGGCATTAGAACGTTTAAAAGCGGCTTTCGTCGCGACGACAGTTGCAGAATATTTCCGTGACCAGGGTAAAAATGTCGTATTGATGATTGACTCCCTGACTCGTTATGCGCGTGCTGCGCGCGAGGTGGGGTTATCAAGCGGCGAACCGCCGGTGGCATCGGGGTTCCCCCCCTCCGTCTTTGCAACATTGCCCCGTCTGCTTGAGCGGGCGGGAAATGGCAGGGTGGGGAGCATCACCGGCTTTTATACCGTGCTGGTTGAAGGTGACAACATGAATGAGCCCGTAGCGGATGAAGTGCGTTCTATTCTCGATGGTCATATCGTGTTATCGCGCAAACTGGCGGAAGCCAACCACTACCCGGCCATTGATGTGAGCGCGAGCGTCAGTCGCGTTATGCGACAAATTGCCGATGAAGAGCATGTGTGGTTAGCCGGCCATCTACGAAGCTTAATGGCCCTGTATCGCGAAATTGAACTGCTGGTCCGCGTCGGAGAGTACCGAGAGGGAGAAGATTTTGACTCTGACAAAGCATTACGCTGCTGGCCTGCCATATGTCAGTTCCTGCAACAGCCTGCCGGGAATCCTCAAACCTTACCGGAAACGCTAGAGATGTTGAGAGCGGCTGTGGAATAACCTGAATGCTTCATCAGCTTTTGTATATTAAGCAGCGCAAAGAGAGAACAATCAGAAACTCTATCTCACGCGTAGTGCGACTGCAAAAACAGGTAGAGCAGGAGATTATAAAATTGCGACAGTTGCAAACAGAAACCCAAAAGGCCTGGCAACTGGCCTGCAGCCAGTTTGCTGGCAAAGTCGAACGTCTGAGTTTAATGAAATGGCAAGAAGATATGCGCAGTTACCAAACGAAATATGAAAACATTGGACTTCAGGTGGCTAAAATGGCGCAGCAGCGGGAAATATTAATTGAAAAAGAAAATGAATTACAGGGAATGTTAAAAGAAGTACTCATCGCGCAGGAGAAAATAAACTATATTATTGCTACTGAAGACAGTCCCTGATGGCGCATAATTCAATTTTCATTAACCGACAGTCTGTTTCGCCGTGGGGCCAGGAAGGTGAAAAAACGGCTACCCAAAACGTTGACTCATACAATGGTCAAGGCGAGTTCACTGTCTTATCTTTTCAGGTTCTGCGAAATACTTTATTGCAGGGGCTGGGGCTTACGGCCGAAGTGAGTTATGAAGGCGAAAAAAATGCATGTTATAAAATTAAAAGTGGTTTTTTTAATGATGCAATGATTTTTCTTTCATTACAGGGAGAGTGTCTTTATGTCGGGTTTACTGTGGTTAACCCTGAGCAACACGGCGCCTTGTTGGGGTTATCTCAGGGGATTGAGAAAAAATTGTCTTCAGGCGTGCAACGTTGCAAGGTAGAGGTGATATTTGAAAGTCGTAGGGTATAGCGATCTTTTTATTCAACAATCGGCTTTTATCGGTAGCGGATTTTATAAACCCAGCGATAAATCTACACTCCGTTTTCGCGTGATGTACGGCGAAGGTATTTGGTTGACGTTCCGCTGGCATCAGGAAAGGTTAAATGCATGGTGCGAAGAACACGCCTGGCGTAACTGGATTGAAGAGAAAATATGCTTTTGCGATCTTCAAAGTGCGGACGAAAACCTTCTCGCCTTAGCCGCACAATGGAGTCTGCTGGCAGTGAGTGAAGAATTAAAAAATGCAGATATAGCCCTGGAAGAAGTCTCTGGCTACGCCAGTCTTTTATCGGGTTGGTCTCCTGTAGTGACCTTAAACCAGGGGAACAAAAAGCTGGATTTAACGTTGGTCGATTGGCCTGAAGATGCGCTGCGTGGGCTGGTCAAAGAGTGGAAGCCTCTGGTGGCGGCAAAGGGCGGTACTAAACCGTTGTTGCGCTGCCCAATGACCGTTGGTCCTGTGACCTTTCCTTATGGTCGCCTTGCCGAATGCCAGCCTGGGGCAGTGATTATGCTTCCCGCTGAATACCATAAACAGGATGTTCACTTTTGGATGATCGCCGGGGACGTTCTCATTAAATTAGTCAAGGATAACGAGGCATATATGGTAAGCGAAATAAAAACGCCAGAAGAAAATGAGATTGTTGAAGACGAGGCTGTATTGTCTTCGCTGGCTGACATTAATGTGAATGTTGTTTTCGATATAGGAAGCACATTATTGACATTTGCAGAAATATCGGCACTTAAGCCCGGAAGTGTTATAAAGCCAGACATAGCAACATCTGAGACGGTTAACGTTCGCGTCAATGGGAAAATTTTCGCGACCGGTAATTTTGTTTTATTGGGTGATATACCGGGAGTTCGGATCAATAAGCTGTTGTCAGAGTAATAACAATGAGTGAATTTATTCATCAGCCATATGCATTAATCATTCTGCTGGTTTCGCTTTCTATACTCCCGTTTATTGTCGTGAGCTGTACCTCTTTTCTCAAAATTGCAGTGGTATTTTCCCTGTTACGTAATGCCTTAGGCATCCAACAGATACCGCCTAATATGGCGATCTATGGCATGGCGCTGATGTTAACATTTTTTATCATGGCTCCGGTGGGAATGTCCATTAGCGACCGTTTTGAGAAACATCCGTTTTCCATTGCGGATGAAAATCTTTACGCTAATGTTGAGCAAACGATTATTGAACCTTATATGGAGTTTTTAAAAAAGAACACCAAACAAAAACAGATCAATTACTTTAGCCGTATCGGGCATCAGATATGGCCTAAACAATATCAACAGCGGCTTAACGCCGATTCACTATTTGTTATGTTACCCGCCTTTGGTATCACCCAACTGGATGAGGCTTTTAAGATTGGGCTGTTATTGTATTTACCCTTTGTCGCTATCGATTTGATTGTGTCGAATATTTTGCTGGCAATGGGGATGATGATGGTTTCCCCGACAACCATATCGCTGCCATTTAAAATTATGTTATTTATTATTGCAGGCGGGTGGCAGTATTTAATTGAAAAATTGGTTCTTTCATTCTGATGAAGGTGAAGACGCGTGAGTAATGATATTATAGCGCACCTTGGCGTAGAACTTTTATGGATTGTTGTATGGCTATCCTTACCCACGGTCGTGGCCGCATCTGTGGTTGGCGTAATTATCAGTCTTATCCAGGCGGTGACACAGATCCAGGACCAGACAGTGCCTTTTTTGGTGAAGTTAGTGGTCGTTTCTGTGGTATTGGTGATGACTTACAACTGGATGGGGCATGCACTGCTTAGCTATACCAATCTGATATTCCAGCAGATTGGCAGGTAACGTCATGAATGATTTCTTACTGACCATTGAAAAGTTAGCTCCCCATCTCATCATGGCATGCCTTCGGCCGTTAGGGATATTTTTCTTAATGCCCGTGCTGGTGAGTAAAAATATCGGCGGGTCATTAGTACGTAACGCGCTCGTGATTTTGATCGTTCTCCCGGTTTTCCCTGCTATAGATCAGCAAAACGTTCTTGCTCAGGAGAGATCAGCAGATTTTTCCCTTTTTTTGGGTATGGCCCAGGAAATTATGATTGGCGTATTGATTGGTTTTGTCGCAGGGATCCCCTTCTGGGCTATTGATTCTGCTGGCTCCCTGATCGATACGGTACGAGGTTCGTCAATGGGTAATATTTATAACCCCTCGCTTTCTGAATCCTCAACCTTGCTCGGGGTGTTTTTTTCACAATTACTTACCGTCGTTTTTTTTAGCTGCGGCGGCATCAACGCTTTAATGACCGCACTGTATCAATCTTATGTCCTGTTTCCTCCCGGCGGGCATATTGTGTTAAATCACTCCCTGTTAGTGTTTCTTAAACAGCAATGGGATTTACTCTTCACGCTATTTTTAAAATTCTCATTGCCCGCAGTGGGCATTATGCTGTTAACCGATATTGCAATGGGGCTGCTTAACAGAACCGCTCAACAACTCAACGTTTTCTTCCTGGCAATGTCGATAAAAAGCGTGCTTGCTTTGCTGGTACTAATGATTACGCTTGTTTTTTCATTAAGCGATCTGGGCAAAACGATCAACACCAACCTCTCTTCATTCACTTCATTGTGGGCGAAAATACAATGAGCAGTGAAAAGACGCTTCCCCCCACCAGTAAAAAAATACGTGATGCGCGAGAAGAAGGGCAGGTTGTTAAAAGTAGCGAACTTGCTGCTGGTGTTCAGTTGGGTGTTATCTTAATGTACCTTTATATCTTCGGTGAAGATATCTGGCAAGACTTATGTCATATTTTAATTCTGACCATCAACACCATCGATCAGCCGCTCTCGTTAGCCTTCTCATCGTTTATTACAGCCTTAGGGGTGTTTATTTTTAAAGACCTGGCTTTTATGTTTTTAGTGTTATTTATTGCTACTGTGGCATCTTTTGTTGGCCAGGTTGGATTTCTGTTTTCCGGGAAGGCTATGATGCCAAAGCTGGATAAGCTTGATATTGTCAAAAATATCCAGAATTTATTCTCTTTAAAATCTGTCGTCGAGTTATTAAAGAATATCGTAAAGATGGCGGTGATAGGCTGCGTATTCTACTATCTTTTTCATCGATATGCGCCCTCACTCGCTAATATGGCATACGTTAATCCCGTCGCCGCCATGCAGGTCACCTTGAAAATTATTTTCTGGCTGTGGGGCGTACTGGTGCTTTGCTATATTATTTTTTTTCTGGCTGATTATGCTTATCAACGCTATGAAGTCATGAAAAACTTGAAAATGTCGCATGAGGAAGTAAAACAAGAGTACAAAGATTCCGAAGGTAATCAGGAAATTAAACAACAACGGCACTCTCTCCATCAGCAGATACAAAGTGGAAGCCTGGCGAGCGTGGTAAAAAAATCCAGTGCGATTATTAAAAACCCAACGCATCTGGCAATATGCATTTATTACGACGAAGCGACAACCCCGCTGCCTAAAGTGGTCGCTAAAGGTGCCGATCATATGGCGGCAAGAATGATAAAGATCGCGGAAAAAGAAGGCGTACCGGTTATTGAGAACGTCCCTCTGGCCCGGGGGTTAAACAAGTCAATTGCAGTAGGGGAATATATTACCCCGCCTTTTTTTGCTGCTATCTCTGAAATTTTACTGATGATAAAAATGGAGGTGTAAAACTGGATTGTACTCGTCTTTTGTTGTTCTCCATTGCAGGGTGTAAATTTGTTATCATTTTCAGCCTAATTTCACTATTAAATGAGGCGAATGTGTGAGTACTCAATATTACATGCCAGGCAAATTATCATGCCTGACCTTACTGGCTTTATTACCGCTTATTTCTTCAGCACAGGCTGCAAGCGATGGACTTTACGCAGGTGCGAATGTTGGCTGGTCGCAGTTTGACAGTAATGAATTTACCAGAGGCAATTATCGGGATAGCATTGGATATGGCGGCTTTGTCGGCTATCAATTTTCGCCATGGTTTTCTCTGGAAGGGGGCGGAAGTAGTCTTGGCAGTGCTCATGGCGATAATGGCGCATCTATGGATGTACAGGGGCTTAACCTGAGCGGTAAATTTACCTACTCCTGGTCAGGGATGAGTTTGTATAGCCGGCTGGGCGGCATGTGGTACCGTAGCGACGTCAGTAATAATGATATTAACAAAAGTGAAGTGGGTACCGGCGTTGCCCCTTTAGCGGCTTTGGGTTTAGAACATAGCTGGAACTCGAACATCACTTCCCGTCTTGAGTATCAATGGACCGGGGATATAAAAAATGACGCTGCCACGTCAGCAACCTTAAATAATGGTTATCTGTCTGTTGGCTTTACCTGGCACTTTGGAAATTCGGATGATGCCGTCGTCCCCGTAACGGTACATCCAGCCGCGCCAGCCACAACGCTTGAAGCCGTCACGGTACCGGTCAAAGGTGAACTGGCCATATTATATCCTTTCAATGAGTACAAGCTTTCAAAGGATAATCAACGCAAAATCCTTGATTATTATAATCCGGTAACGTCTGATCCCTCAACCAAGATAGATATTAATGGTTACAGTGACACGCAGGGAAGTGATAAAAATAATTATTTCATCTCCGAACAGCGTGCAAATTCCGTCAAGGAGTTCCTGATCAGCAATGGCGCTAACCATGAAAACATCACCCTTCATGCGCTTGGCAGCACGTCCCGCTTCAGCCATGTTGATGCTGATAAAATGGGGCCAACCGAAAATACCGACGACTATTCGTTGAATCGCAGGGTTACAATTAAAGCATATTAGTCATAGTTGTTATCCGTGTTATTTGAGAGGCGAACGATGAGATACACCTTAGGGGCGACTCTGTTTGTTACGGGTTGTTGTATAGTAGCATTAATGGATCTTTCATTTCTTCTTTTTATAATCTTTGAAGATTTAGCCTGATATCCACGTCAGCTCCTGTATCTGAATTTTCTAGCTAATCACTTTGGGCTTATACGATTTTTTAAAATTGTTGGCCCAGAATTTTATTGTAATGGTTAGGCTTAATATGAGTGAAGGCTAAATATGAATATAATTACCGGTGGAACCTTACAACGTGTTACAAGAACACCCAGCCATACAATACCTCAGCAGCTGGAAAAAGAGATAGATAAGCTGTTGATTGACACCCCTATACTGCCAGGAGCAACAGCAGCGACTGCAAAGTCTCATCGAAAAGAGATGTTGCAATGTAAAAACACCCTTGTCTCCTCAGGCAGTTGGAGCCAGCAGCAGAATGATGCTAAAAATCGGGATATCGCGGTGGGCATGCAGGCCGTGATTGAAACGGCCCTCATGAATGGTCTAATTAACGACCCTA from the unidentified bacterial endosymbiont genome contains:
- the sctS gene encoding type III secretion system export apparatus subunit SctS — translated: MSNDIIAHLGVELLWIVVWLSLPTVVAASVVGVIISLIQAVTQIQDQTVPFLVKLVVVSVVLVMTYNWMGHALLSYTNLIFQQIGR
- the sctR gene encoding type III secretion system export apparatus subunit SctR yields the protein MSEFIHQPYALIILLVSLSILPFIVVSCTSFLKIAVVFSLLRNALGIQQIPPNMAIYGMALMLTFFIMAPVGMSISDRFEKHPFSIADENLYANVEQTIIEPYMEFLKKNTKQKQINYFSRIGHQIWPKQYQQRLNADSLFVMLPAFGITQLDEAFKIGLLLYLPFVAIDLIVSNILLAMGMMMVSPTTISLPFKIMLFIIAGGWQYLIEKLVLSF
- a CDS encoding FliI/YscN family ATPase, whose amino-acid sequence is MRKPDINRLITSVLGTDMGGKIQPPKIAPVGYLTEVKATILKAYIPWAHLGELCYIGEQKLLAEVVSLQNGYAYLSLFDIAAGLRCGTPVVASGAEYKIAVGDFLLGKTLDGLGRLPDNSEIPYGTEYRPLDALPPDPMERELITDILPVGVRAIDATLTCGRGQRIGIFAAAGGGKSTLLSMLCDGVEADIIVLALVGERGREVREFIEYTLSEHARSRCVMVVATSERAALERLKAAFVATTVAEYFRDQGKNVVLMIDSLTRYARAAREVGLSSGEPPVASGFPPSVFATLPRLLERAGNGRVGSITGFYTVLVEGDNMNEPVADEVRSILDGHIVLSRKLAEANHYPAIDVSASVSRVMRQIADEEHVWLAGHLRSLMALYREIELLVRVGEYREGEDFDSDKALRCWPAICQFLQQPAGNPQTLPETLEMLRAAVE
- a CDS encoding TyeA family type III secretion system gatekeeper subunit; this translates as MNKINHTQPVALWHGQTRDELARKVDTRRQMQELPSSDVEAALSDMQDVALQDTMEDMSLVLGNRLRGKSQRTLGSGNDELIERDEQLALLAEQVAGDKLDAVLENLKSGGNDDIFTLFRQGELSFSDAALLLAAEMNGLAPGSKRRKRLSEQLDELLAGKEDWALEMFAELELGSVDSETMHSMQRIIRQHHRHDREGNSPEGIWQWFNTIKEWSDRSKRIRVLIHTFAFELSTGESGLVGPRLVAALFDLKKLLIFMGMEDIARGLAKIVGLSEDQALSEILLMIEQRWMYPEWLANRITYLNIKMNKRVLYLIKLCDVLKFLPEICFLDVQQRNQLVEATEEYIYQLSQ
- the sctV gene encoding type III secretion system export apparatus subunit SctV, producing the protein MIKELTLFGQKKISKYQGAILAAALVLAVFMMILPLPTAVVDVLIAFNLVFSLVLLMVVVYLNSAVEFSVFPSLLLITTLYRLSLTVSTSRLILLQHDAGNIVYAFGNFVVGGNLTVGLIIFSIITIVQFIVITKGSERVAEVSARFSLDGMPGKQMSIDGDLRAGSITVEQAAMRREMVQHESKLYGSMDGAMKFVKGDAIASIIVILVNIFGGMAIGVMHEGMSASEALSTYSILSVGDGLVAQIPALLISITAGVLVTRVPGVNGNNNLATELFTQLGSRSMPLLIASAVLTLFACIPGFPAAVFLPMAVLIGGAGYLIHRRGESTGDESGAEQGNESTSLSPGVEPLVVRVPSSMESGDLADALEALRWRFFESHGIALGKIKVENLPSEEDQGLPKVVFCLYHEPVREVYLVPEHPYVAAPGTSLEAIESGVITQKLFSDVDISWLNEEAKEKVLLQGDTAYECGRGLAWCMEVILERNAKEFIGVQETRYLMDAMESNYSELVKELQRQVQLNRVSDVLQRLVDEGVSIRDLRTIFETLIIWSAKEKDIVTLTEYVRVALKRQIVNRQHKINNGKIWIIGSNIESLIRESIRQSVAGAYSALDSSTTQTITDKIAQALEGHRAGILLTAIDTRRYLRKMIESDYYRFSVLSFMEVSDVNDFDVMGGIDLIGEPS
- a CDS encoding EscU/YscU/HrcU family type III secretion system export apparatus switch protein, whose translation is MSSEKTLPPTSKKIRDAREEGQVVKSSELAAGVQLGVILMYLYIFGEDIWQDLCHILILTINTIDQPLSLAFSSFITALGVFIFKDLAFMFLVLFIATVASFVGQVGFLFSGKAMMPKLDKLDIVKNIQNLFSLKSVVELLKNIVKMAVIGCVFYYLFHRYAPSLANMAYVNPVAAMQVTLKIIFWLWGVLVLCYIIFFLADYAYQRYEVMKNLKMSHEEVKQEYKDSEGNQEIKQQRHSLHQQIQSGSLASVVKKSSAIIKNPTHLAICIYYDEATTPLPKVVAKGADHMAARMIKIAEKEGVPVIENVPLARGLNKSIAVGEYITPPFFAAISEILLMIKMEV
- a CDS encoding type III secretion system domain-containing protein — its product is MVDDKVYLTLYRFYVCPGELVHKEYWSLCELNDWHDDYFTYPVLRPRIDSLFRQRLQWEWHDRGNCLTEYQRQWIQWMPKLPAILTSLGIMSLNNAEYFVLGQFRRVLVDLLGDITVNQLSVLCQGENKESIISADQLPGFAFTLGVQIYSQIVGDDWVGKMIIHTLPPLDVCEDVQLLSQSELEAMNAMLVRLERFI
- the sctT gene encoding type III secretion system export apparatus subunit SctT, which gives rise to MNDFLLTIEKLAPHLIMACLRPLGIFFLMPVLVSKNIGGSLVRNALVILIVLPVFPAIDQQNVLAQERSADFSLFLGMAQEIMIGVLIGFVAGIPFWAIDSAGSLIDTVRGSSMGNIYNPSLSESSTLLGVFFSQLLTVVFFSCGGINALMTALYQSYVLFPPGGHIVLNHSLLVFLKQQWDLLFTLFLKFSLPAVGIMLLTDIAMGLLNRTAQQLNVFFLAMSIKSVLALLVLMITLVFSLSDLGKTINTNLSSFTSLWAKIQ
- a CDS encoding type III secretion system protein SepQ, translating into MKVVGYSDLFIQQSAFIGSGFYKPSDKSTLRFRVMYGEGIWLTFRWHQERLNAWCEEHAWRNWIEEKICFCDLQSADENLLALAAQWSLLAVSEELKNADIALEEVSGYASLLSGWSPVVTLNQGNKKLDLTLVDWPEDALRGLVKEWKPLVAAKGGTKPLLRCPMTVGPVTFPYGRLAECQPGAVIMLPAEYHKQDVHFWMIAGDVLIKLVKDNEAYMVSEIKTPEENEIVEDEAVLSSLADINVNVVFDIGSTLLTFAEISALKPGSVIKPDIATSETVNVRVNGKIFATGNFVLLGDIPGVRINKLLSE